GCCGAACTCCGCGCGGCCAGACAGGCAGCCATATTCATGCCCCATTCACAGCAAGCAGCCATTCAACTGGAGGATGTTAAGACCGTCGAGCCACAGCcaccgtcgccgtcgtcgccgccaccgccgttgccgctgccgaaGTTAGACGTCAGCCAGCCCTCAAATGGAGCCTTCCGGGCAGCCGCCCTGAGCAGCAGCATGATAGATGACCAACTGGCGTTGCGCATACTTCTCGCCGAGGCGGTCAGTGCGGAGCGCATGCAGCTGTGCCAACAGCTGTCCAGTTCGGAGCATCTGGCGCCGATCCACAGCCATGTGAGAGTGGTACCCCCGATCACAACGAAGCCCACGCCCAAGCCACAGCGTCCGCCCAAGCCAAAGCGCGGCAAGCGCAAACATCTGGAGGCAACCGCAGCACGATTCCAGCTGGAGATGGATCTGGATGCTGATCGCGCCTATCGCGAATATTGCGACGCCGATGACGAAGAGAAGCACTAATCCCATCCCAATGCCCCCGCCCCCAAAAAACCACCTGGCACCCAGCTACATTTCAGAGTAAGAAGAGAAGAAGGAGAAAGAAGGAGAAAGTCCGAGACAGAATACTCGGCTTAGCccagtttttgtgtttttatcaGTTTCTTATGTGCTAAACGCATACTTCAATAAATTAAGCTGTTGCCATCTAAAAAGTAAGCCTAGGTTTAAGGTTGCGCCTCCTAAGCCTAGGCCTCTGCTAGGCAGCCGCCTTGCGTTCCCGTTCCCTGTCGCGCTCGCGTTCACGCTCCCTCTCACGCTCGCGTTCCCGTTTGACTGTCGGTAATCGGGTCCAGATATAGCCGCCGGTGCGGTGCGTCGTGTACTCATCGACATCGGGCAGCGGGAAGGGCGTCGTCCGATCGTAGTAGTAATTGCTGGGCGCGTGCATCACAAACTCCAGATAGCACAGTTTGCGGGAGAGCTCCTCGTCGGGACctgaaaccaaaaaaaaaaagcaataagATCCAATGTGCAATATTTCGGAATTTTGATGGCTTACCAATCAGATACGTGGCTGGATCAAAGCCCTCCTGGGGATCGGGACTGTCCTGCGTGGGTATTAGCCAGGTGAGAAACGCCGATTTCTCGCAATAGGCATCCACCAGTAGCCCCCGGATCTGGGCATAGAATATGTTCTGTTCGCTATCCACGATGCTCACAATATCGCCGATCTGCATGTAGCTGCCCTTGTAGAACACACTCTTCACGAACTGCGTGCAGGCCTGCACCCGTGGCGTCTTCTGGGCGGGACGCTTGAAAAGGGTGCGCCGATTTCGTGCACCGGACGCGGCGCCAGCGCCGCCAGCTCCGGTTTTGCCATGTGCCTTGGCACCGCCGGCCGCATGTGACGGACCGCCAGGCGATTGCCCAGCGGCAGCACCGCCGACGACTTGGCCATTGTGGCCATTGATTGCACCACTTCCGCTTGTATTGCCACGTCCCGTTAGCTTCGATTTGAAGCGTGTGCTGCGCGTGCTTTTACGGAGGCGTTTGATTATGGTTGGCGATCGGGCGCCATTTAGGCTGCTGCGCGTCACTTTGCCAGCACGCTGCGGCGTCTGGGACGTAGCCGCTTCCGCCGGGCTGGCCTCCGCCATCTTGGATGCGCTGACATCTTCAGCGGCAGCAACGCCATCGGCTTGAAGGCTGGCCTCGGCCTTAACTGTAGCGGGACTGTTTGCTTTCGCCTTGGCCTCATCCACGTTGGCCTCATTGGAGATTTGAGTGGCGTGTGGCGGCCCCTCCTTAGCTGGCGGCTGCTCTTCTGTTTTCCGATTGGCCTTCCCAATACCTTTGCCATTGGCATTCGTTTGCATATTTATCGTTGGCCTGTTGTCGTCCAGCTCATCCAGTTCGTCCAGTGTCTCTGTGGTGGTTAAATCGGCatcaatttccattttcacAGGCTCCTCAGTTTTCGCCAATCGCtgctcggctgctgctgcgtccaGGTTAACGCAATCGGTACAGTGGGCAGCTTCGGCTGCATTTGTTGGGGTTGTTGTCTCTTTCTGGCATTTGCTGCATCTGGTGGGCGGTTCGAATCCGGATGCTGTGGACATAATTGGGCTTAATTTTTGGTGAACCAACACATGCACACGGTTTTCggcttaattgaatttttgtttatttaaataattaatttggtGGCTGTTCTGCAAATGACACTGTTATGCTCAGCTTGTCTGCTACTGCTCAATTGAGCTGTTAACACAACAGTACTTTAGCTTGTTATAACAGTGCCATTTTGAGTTGGCGTAGATTTATGTCTGGTAGGTTCAGATTTACAGGGCACGTTAACGCAAATTTGAGCCGCTTGTTGGCGCTACGTGCGCAGCATCGATAACTAACGCATATTGCGCTGCACTTAACTGTTTGTTATCGAACAAGCCTAGACGAGAGCAAACGCGAGCAACGCTCGGCGCTTATTGTAAATTCTGTTTTATTACTGGCAGGTCGTGTGCGCAGAATCGGTCGGTCTAATTtgaacactttttttttttttaagtgcgCGCGTGCCACGATTTACtattgcatacacacacatagtcacaaaataaacacaaattgtagtattttatatattttttgcaagTGCGCGCtttgatattttatatttgatttatttatctatctgtgcatacgcacgcacacacacatatgcacatagaGAGCTTTTGGAGAAGAGgccaatgcagcagcagcagcagcaacgacaacaacaacaacaacaaaacgcatGAAATGTAGTAGAATTCTTCTAATGTGTGTGACGAAGTGACGtagaaagcagcagcagaaaagtAGAAGCAGAAGAGAACGCGGTACGCTTGAAAAAAACAGAGCTCAAAACGcaaacacgcacgcacactcatacacaaatacacaaatacaaatacgaatACAAAGAAAGCATATAAAGTACAAACGTGGACAATaacagtggcagcaacagcggcagcagcagaggcagcgggGAGCGCAACAGTTAACTGAAACGAGGGagcagcaaacaacaacaacaaagcaagtGAGTGATGAATGAGCATGCAACAAGTATGAATGTTTGTATACACACAGCTACATATAAGCTATCGATTACCGATAACTGCGATCACTGCCAAATGTCATTGCCATCCAAATCCGAGCCAATAAGAAGTCGCAACGGTAAATTTGATTACATTGATATGTGTTGGAAATGACTTTATTGCATTACTGCGCCGGCAAAGGTACTGTagtgatagagagagagagagaaggtgCGGGTGAGTGAGGGAGAAGGAGAGAGATGCCATTAGCTGCACATTCAGTTAGTTATTCGACGTTGTTTTTAGTTTCGCATCGAAATGTGctcattatttatattaatagaaTATCTATTCAATAAATCAATGCAATGAGCTCATCAAAAGCCATTCAAAGTACCTTGAAAGAGGCAAACATTCAGCTAAAGCAGCATTCGTAATGCAGTTGGCGTCCGAAATGTataattcttttaaaaaaaactatatattttaattttttatccACGCCAATTTCGTCGTATTGCTTCaaagttttttattcaaaattatttatattctgGAGCAATGAAAGAACTTCGAAATATTTagtaatgataataatatggcaaaatatatgcatttccGTAACATATCTCTACGGAATGTAAATTAGGAGAATGGCTTATTTCTGTAACAtgataaaaatgaaatgctgCCGCAGACTCGAATTTCAGAAAGCTCTCAGTATCGAGCTAACAATGTGCCATAAACTTTAAAATCTTGGATTAAATTGTTCAAAACACATCAAATACGATGTAAAGATTACAGTTTGCCCCAGTCGACACCTGTTGCATACGTTTTATTTAGATTCGATTACCTGTTTTTCGTTGTTCTTCTTCATGTTCTATTTGATGTCTCGATTCATCGGTTTCGGATTGGGCAGCCGATCGATTTCAGTTCATTGTCAGTCAGTAACGGTACTCTTCCCAGTTGCATAAGTTTGTTTGTGGACGTCTAACGGTTGCTGCTACTGCCACAATGGGGCAACCTAGCAAGGGAGGCGGGGTAGGCGGGGTAATTGTGGCACACAGGCTGCAACGACTTTGGCTTAGCTTTAGGGAGCGAGCGTAGCGTCCACGCAATTCGCCGCTTCGCTCTTCAATTCGATTCGGTTGTTGGGCGAATGAGAAGCGGAGAGAAGGGGGCAATGCATTTTGGCAAATCATGTCGAGAACGCTTGCTTGCAACGGTATACAACGCCGAACAGTTAAGCGTGCAGAAATATGGAGAAAAAGCAAAGCGTAAAAGGcaatcaaaagcaaaaataaaaacttaaaaatgtatatatatatatgtatgtgtataaaaaATTGGTAGAagtaacacaaaaaaaaaaactggttcCGGCTGCCAAAGAATTCCGCATTGGCCACTCGACTATGGAATTGCTTCGACGAACTCTCAACTAAAAttgtctcgctctcgctcactctctatctttcattatttatctgtgtgtgtacgagtgtgtgtgtgtgtgtgtctgtgtgtgtgtgccacttCCGTATCCAATGTACACAACCCGCCCCAGCTATGTTAACAACAGCAGTTGCCGCAGTTGCCTCTTGCGACTCTCTCAACATTCTTGGTTCacgttcgttgcctaagtcttttgttttttttttttgttatttttatttgcctcGTTTCTTTGCTGTTTTTATCGCTGTTCGCCTCTTGCAAGCGACCGATCAGACTAGCAGCAGGGctcaggcaacaacaacaacaacaacaacacaacgaATGCATAACAAAGAGAGGCACTCAgagtgccacacacacacgcacacacacacacacaggttaGTCTAGCTGTTGTGCATGTTAATGCGACAAAGATGTTAATTGGCTTTTACTTTACTCAAACAAAATACTTAGTCAGAGCGAacgtacaacaacaactgcaacaaagacacacacacagagtgaaatttaatttagttgtCGCGACGTCTCATCTGCATCTCGTTTCACTCGGCAGCTATTTTAGTGGGTTTATCAAATTGATCCGATTTATCGAATGGAGTTGCAGCCATCATATTAAAAGCATATAGATAACTCAAGCAGCTTTTCTATCGATCTATTGGCCCTTAAAGGAAAAACCATATATTTGCTTAACGTATCTTATACATTTATGGATTAGATAGCATACATTTGCTTATGTACAGATATAGCTGCGACCCCTTATCGATATCAAACATAAATTTGATCGATAACTAAACGATTTTGCGTCCAATCAGTAGCTGCCCAATAAGATGCCGATCGATATCGATATGACAGAcgaaattataattttctaAACATATCAACAAATGTATCGACATAACTTCGATAAAAAAGTATTCGATCATTTATCGACTGTCAAAATGGTTTGCAATAGATCGTGCACACCGTTGCGCGTCCCAGTTAATATCAGCATAGCAGCTGCTTGTGGGGGCGACCCAATGTGCCGCCCTTTTATTCAATTGCCGCCTGTCTGCCCGCCTCCAAGTTGTGGGTGCagcggcaactggcaacaactAGTTGAATGCTGGGCAAAACAAATCAAGCGGCGCACCTCAGACAACAGGCAGCAACAAATAGCAGCACGAATGCTTTTTAGAATAATTtaatgacagcagcagcgacaacaacaacaacaacaacaacaatgacaacaataaaaacaaacaacagccacagcagatGTCGTCTCGCACTTTCAATTGTCTTTTGCatgcaatgaaaataaaaaacaaaagcaaacttcttcttttttttttttgtttgttgaaaatttccctttttgtttttagtacgtgtgtttgtgtgtgtgtgatcgatgagcagcagcaaccacaacaacaacaacatcagccgCAACAGTGGCTCAGTCTTTTGGCGCTTTGGCTGCCAACGAAGACAGCACCGCGCGTTCGACGCTGTCTCTTCTCAAAAGGTTTATTGGCCTTTTGGCTCACTGCGCTGCCcgtgtctgtttgtgtgtgagtgtgtcgcCGTTTTAGCCAAGTTTACTTGCTGGCTGAGCATTTGGCTTGGCCCTAGTGTTAGTGAAATCGTTCGACTTCGTCTTCGACTTTGGCTTCTTGCTAAATATTTCTTCTTTCTAcatgaaattttctatttgtgCGAGTACAACAAAACGTGAGGCCGCCACAAAGTTTGTGATAGCAGGCATTAAGTGCGGCAAAGGGTGGTGGAGTGGtctaggggggggggggggcttgGGGAGTGGGCAAGGGCGCGGAGGCAAACATAAAGCGGCTTACAAATAATATGTGACTAGTCACTGCTGCTTTCAAGCTGTCTGTTTGGCCAATAACTCAAACTGTCAGTCAGTTCGCCACGAACAAGCAGCTGAACAACAaggagaaaaagaagaagcagaagaagaaggagTAGTTGAAGaggtagaagaagaagagcgcCAGGCCATGCCAAACTGGGAGCGCAAATAACACCTCAACCATAGAAAACTGGCCGCCAACTCCAGTAAATCCAGATAAACCGTTGCAAACGAATTCTAACAGATCTTCGGAAAGAAACGAGTTATTCAAAATTGCACattgaaatattattaatatccAAAAGAAATTACCCGGCTTTGCCGGGCTCAAATGAATTATGTTGCAAGTACATGATTTACCCATATTGTTTGCGCCCCTCGCCCAAACTTCAGATTTAAACCAAGCCAGTTGTGCCCGTTTATTCACATCGCTCctcaaaaacaatataataggGGCAAGTAAAATAGGGAACCGCGACTTCTCCACTGTCAAACCGATGTTCAAGCAACCGTCTTTCCACACTTGGGATTGTCTTCATAGTTCTTTTGCCTAGAgctcagtcagttagtcaatcgGTCAATTAGCCAGTGCCTACTCTTATCTATACAGatttattcgattttagggctTGGCTTGTGTGGAATTTTAATATCTCAATTAGAAAACGAATTTcaatcaaatgaaaacaaatgaaatcgCAACCGTTGCGCTTCAGCTCTTGCATGGAGAGAAATGCAATGGAGCAGCGTGTTAAATGTTAAACATCAGTTGCTAAACAAAAAcaggcgaaaaaaaaacccgcAAGTTGAAAGTAAAAtgaacaataaattaaataaattgcagttCGACAAACTGCGTCAATTAAAGCGACTGtcgaaatcgatatcgaagtgtgtgcgcgtgtgtgcgtgtgtgcgtgtgtgcgagtgtgcgagtgtgtgttaaatgaaataattaagCGGCGCATTTTTGTGCGTGCcataaaaatggaaatggattGGCCGTAGCTGCAGCTGAGGCAGCGGCGGAGGCTGTGCTGTGCATCTCTGCGGATCTATGGTCTTGTCAAGAGTTTCACTTGGCGTGCTCGCGACTGCGCCCCGCTGTGCTCGCTGCGTAGGTTACAAACGTCGAATGCAGCCAT
This window of the Drosophila virilis strain 15010-1051.87 chromosome X, Dvir_AGI_RSII-ME, whole genome shotgun sequence genome carries:
- the LOC6634738 gene encoding uncharacterized protein yields the protein MSTASGFEPPTRCSKCQKETTTPTNAAEAAHCTDCVNLDAAAAEQRLAKTEEPVKMEIDADLTTTETLDELDELDDNRPTINMQTNANGKGIGKANRKTEEQPPAKEGPPHATQISNEANVDEAKAKANSPATVKAEASLQADGVAAAEDVSASKMAEASPAEAATSQTPQRAGKVTRSSLNGARSPTIIKRLRKSTRSTRFKSKLTGRGNTSGSGAINGHNGQVVGGAAAGQSPGGPSHAAGGAKAHGKTGAGGAGAASGARNRRTLFKRPAQKTPRVQACTQFVKSVFYKGSYMQIGDIVSIVDSEQNIFYAQIRGLLVDAYCEKSAFLTWLIPTQDSPDPQEGFDPATYLIGPDEELSRKLCYLEFVMHAPSNYYYDRTTPFPLPDVDEYTTHRTGGYIWTRLPTVKRERERERERERERDRERERKAAA